In Erigeron canadensis isolate Cc75 chromosome 6, C_canadensis_v1, whole genome shotgun sequence, the following are encoded in one genomic region:
- the LOC122604352 gene encoding uncharacterized protein LOC122604352 has protein sequence MKDERNYKGKSRIKTWSKLKEVMQKRFVPHSYKQDQYLQMNNLKQGSKEVVEYIREFEQLKTRTGVKEAEEHTIARFVGGLNASITEKIELQPIWTYEGAYKLALQIEKQLKKKAQYKPFTKTSSSPSQPISQPVLKPSTTGQQSFRGKEKETGGFKEPAQCPNQRALIAKEIESLPDVDTEEDEPVYDEDKTEETCIGVDVGEMLVVRRLQWLSEGSEVKVNRQVTIPFSIGSIYQDKVVCDVIHMDACHILLGRPWLFDNYVFHNGRMNSYSLFVSGKKITLTSLKPNELLKVNKKVQPSKSLFMSQTEIEEELTGGTSVMMLLVLERTEDKELTRVPSLLKSLLKEFTDVFPEDLPEGLPPVRGIEHQIHLVPGSVLPNKAAYRCSPTKAKELQRQVDELVVKGLMNEVLRLLIGKFVVVYFDDILVYSKSEAEHVDHLRSVFELLRKHQLYGKLEKCDFMVESVIFLGYVVSKEGISMDPFKVEAIRSLPVPTTITEVRSFHGLASFYRRFIKNFFTVVALITNCLKRGIFDWSKSAQLAFESLKKKLSSAPVLSLPEGVGAVLVQAGRPVAYFSEKLNGSKLKYSTYDKEFYAIILCNYSCYQSLVTLPEAKTSYSFVSQHKAGVANVVADALSRRYSLLSILEARVLGFSFIKELYVADPDFSDRLTEANQ, from the exons atgaaagatgaaagaaattatAAAGGGAAAAGCAGGATCAAGACCTGGTCCAAACTGAAGGAAGTTATGCAGAAGAGATTTGTTCCTCATTCGTACAAGCAAGATCAATATCTTCAGATGAACAATCTGAAGCAAGGCTCAAAAGAAGTTGTGGAGTATATCAGGGAATTCGAGCAACTAAAGACTCGAACTGGTGTGAAAGAAGCTGAAGAACATACTATTGCCAGATTTGTTGGTGGGTTGAATGCATCTATTACTGAGAAGATAGAATTGCAGCCCATCTGGACATATGAAGGTGCTTACAAATTGGCTCTCCAGATTGAGAAGCAACTGAAGAAGAAGGCCCAGTACAAGCCTTTTACTAAGACTTCTTCCAGTCCTAGTCAACCAATTAGTCAACCAGTTCTGAAGCCCAGTACAACTGGTCAACAGTCCTTTAGAggcaaagaaaaggaaactGGAGGATTCAAGGAGCCA GCACAGTGTCCTAACCAGCGAGCACTCATTGCTAAAGAGATTGAAAGCTTACCAGATGTTGACACTGAAGAAGATGAACCAGTATATGATGAAGATAAAACTGAAGAGACATGCATAGGTGTAGATGTTGGAGAGATGCTAGTGGTAAGAAGG TTGCAATGGCTTAGTGAAGGATCTGAGGTAAAAGTTAATCGACAAGTTActattcctttttccattgGATCTATTTATCAAGATAAAGTTGTTTGTGATGTTATTCAtatggatgcttgtcatattttgTTGGGTAGACCATGGTTGTTTGATAATTATGTGTTTCATAATGGTCGCATGaattcttattcattatttgtaagtGGTAAGAAAATCACTTTGACTTCTCTGAAACCCAATGagttattaaaagttaataagAAGGTTCAGCCTAGtaagtctttatttatgtcACAAACTGAAATTGAAGAAGAACTCACTGGAGGTACTTCAGTCATGATGTTACTGGTGCTTGAGCGTACTGAAGACAAGGAGCTCACTAGAGTCCCCAGTCTCCTAAAGTCTCTACTGAAAGAGTTCACTGATGTCTTTCCTGAAGACCTACCTGAAGGTTTACCGCCAGTAAGAGGTATTGAACACCAGATTCACCTGGTTCCTGGTTCAGTCCTCCCAAATAAAGCTGCTTATAGATGCTCACCAACTAAAGCAAAGGAGTTGCAAAGGCAGGTGGATGAGTTGGTTGTTAAAGG GTTAATGAATGAAGTTCTTAGGCTACTTATTggaaaatttgttgttgtttattttgatgacaTTTTGGTATATTCAAAATCTGAAGCTGAACATGTTGATCATTTAAGAAGTGTGTTTGAATTACTGAGAAAACACCAGTTGTATGGCAAATTAGAAAAATGTGATTTCATGGTGGAAAGTGTAATATTTCTTGGTTATGTGGTATCAAAAGAAGGTATTTCCATGGATCCTTTTAAAGTGGAAGCCATCAGATCATTGCCAGTTCCTACTACTATCACTGAagtaagaagttttcatggactgGCATCATTTTATAGAAGGTTTATTAAGAATTTCTTTACAGTTGTGGCTCTTATTACTAATTGTCTAAAGAGAGGTATATTTGACTGGTCTAAGTCAGCCCAACTAGCATTTGAATCACTGAAGAAGAAGCTTAGTTCAGCTCCAGTTCTATCTTTGCCAGAAGGTGTTGGTGCAGTTTTGGTGCAGGCAGGGCGTCCAGTTGCTTATTTTAGTGAAAAGCTTAATGGCTCCAAACTAAAATATAGCACCTATGACAAagagttttatgcaattattttatgcaattattcgtGCTATCAATCACTAGTCACACTACCTGAAgccaaaaca TCTTATTCTTTTGTTTCTCAACACAAAGCTGGAGTAgctaatgttgttgctgatgcacTATCTAGAAGATATTCATTGTTGTCAATTTTGGAAGCAAGAGTTCTTGGATTctctttcataaaagaattataTGTTGCTGATCCAGACTTTTCTGATCGTCTCACTGAAGCTAACCAGTAA